DNA from Numida meleagris isolate 19003 breed g44 Domestic line chromosome 9, NumMel1.0, whole genome shotgun sequence:
TCCATCTCAGCGCTACTCAGCCGTGCCTCCTCGCCTTGCCCTGTCAGGCAGTTCACCAGCTTCTCCAGGTCCTTcctgtccagggccccatcatCATCAAAGTCTTTGGGCAGAAGAAAGTTATGTTTCTGCGGGGCTCCTGTGACTCAAGTCACAAGCACCCATGCTCAGAGGGGGCTGGGACAACTCGTGGGCATGGCAGCTCCAAGTACAGAGGCTCTCCCCAAAGCTGCCCCACGGGCACACTGAGGGCACTGCCAGGCCTTGCCAACTGCCCCCAGCCATTGGGTGGGATCCCAGGACACTACATCACACCCAGGGTTACCAAAGATGCGGAAGGCGTAGTGGGATTTGATATCTGAGGTGGCAGCATCACTGAAGACGCTCAGCATGTCGAGGAAGTCTTCAAAGGACATGCTGTCATCCCCATCCATTGAGGTGGAGAACACGTGGCAGATCCGGTGCTGGAAGGGGTTTGCCTGCCGAGATGGGGAAggctcagggcagggctggcactgACCCATGAGGAGCAGAGCTCCGCTCTGATCCCAGCCCATCCTGCCCGGATGCCATCACACAGCGGGGCCCTGCggctgctctgcacagggcCGAGGAAGCAATCCTGCCACACGGCGAGCAGGGCGTGCTCCCAGCACCCGGAGGGCTCAGCGGGTGAGCCTGCCTAGCTGCCCCGCACCAGGTACCGTACCCGCAACTCCGGCAGCGTCAGGATCTGGCTCTTGGGAACGCGCACGGAGCAGGCgttctccctctgctcctttgGCAGCAGCTCACTGAACCTCTTGTAGGCACTTAAGGAGGCGAGAACAAGGGCCGCTCTGTGCAGGAGTGCGCGGGGCAGCCCTGGGGCGGGGGCAGCGCGGCCCCCAGGCAGCACCGCGCGGGGCCGACCCTGCTGCCCGCCCCGTCCAGGAGCGGTCCCGCTGCGCAGCCGGAGCCGCTCTCTGGGACTCGGAGCCGCGTGCTCCGCCCGGCGGGGCCGCACCCGCGCACTTCGCACCCCGGGGGCACGAAAacggcccggcccggcctcgCGCTGCCCGTCCACCCCCCCTCACGGGGAGCAGCTCCCGGAGTGAGCAGCGCCCCGCAGCGCGCAGGGCGGGGAGAAtgcccagggctgccccccTCCCGCAGAGCTCCCGCCCCGGCACTTACAGCAGGATCTCCTGCTTGTTCAGGAACGTCAGCTCCTGCGGGGAGAGCGTGGTCAGCCCGGGGTGCCCCGAGGGAAGCGGCTTCGGCCACAGCCCTGGGCCACCCCCCGTTCCCCGGGTCCCACCGATCCGGGAGCTCCCCCAGAGTTGGGACCCTAGATTCCCGATCCCTCGGTCCCCTCCACCCAGTGGTCCTTCCCCCCGGTCCCCCCCTACCTGGTACTCCCCCAGCGCCTCCCGcggcagcaggctgctggagcCCCCCATGGCGCCCGATGCCGCTTCCGCCTCGCACGTCACTCTGCCGCTCCCGTGGCAACGTCCCGCCCCGGGGCGGGTACACGCTGCACGTAGTCCCGGCCCCGGCGCCGCGCGGCACCCGCGGTGAGCGCTGAGAGGGCAGGTGCGTGGGGTGGAGCGGGGGGAGACCGGCGGGACTGGGGCAGAGTGGGTGCCGTGGGTGACGGGATGAACGTCGGGGACgcggggcagcgctgggggagGAGTCGGCCAACTCGCGCCCCTGTTCCCCTCTGTCAGGTTCCCGGTGGCACCGAGCATGGCAGCGGGGACCAGCGAGGACCAAGAGCAGCGGGCGCTGCAGGACACCCCTCAGCCCCAGGACTTCGTGTACCATGAGGATGAGCTGATCCTGGAGGGTGTCTCCTGGCCGGGCGCTGCACTGTCCCGCTTCGACCGGGCGCTCCTGGGGGCCTGGCAGGAGCGCATGGCGCGGGGTCTGTTCCGGTACCACCTGGCGGAGCTGCCCACCCGCGTGCTGCCCGGCACCATGCGCCTGCTGGCCCAGCTCAATGTGCAGCGCAGCGTTGAGCGCAGGCGGCCACAGGCAATGTGCAGCCTGACGCAGCCCTTCGACCCCCAGCAATTCAACTTCACGCAGATCCGCCctggggaggtgctgctgcGCCTGCGCCGGAGGCCTTCGGCTGAGAGCAGCCTCGCAGCTGCCGACCACGTGCTGGTGGTGATCAACGTCAGCCCCCTGGAGCGTGGccacgtgctgctgctgctggagccaaCACTGTGCCTGCCGCAAGTCCTCACCCCTGAGCTGCTGCGCGTAGGGCTGGAGGCCGTGCTGCTCAGCGCCCACCCTGGTTTCCGCGTGGGTTTCAACAGCCTGGGGGCCTCCGCCTCCGTCAACCACCTGCATCTGCACGGCTTCTACCTGGCCCACCCGCTGCTGGTGGAGGTGGCACCGGCCGAGCCGCTCTGCCCCACGCGGGGGCTCAGCCTCCTGCACgaggccccagcaccagcactgctcttcTACACTGCGGGCGCCGGCCTGGAGGCGCTGGCCCGGGACGTGTGCAGGGCGGCTGCCCGCCTGCTGGCCCTGGGGCTGGCCTACAACGTGTTCGTGACGCGGGGTGCCCCGCCCGAGGGCTCGGCCGGCCCCGGGCCTggcgcggggctgcggctgctgctgtgggccAGGAGGCCGCGCTTCGAAGCCGAGGAGGGCGCGGCCTTCAACGTGGCGCTGTGCGAGCTGGCCGGGCACCTGCCCCTGGCCACAGCCGCGGCCTTCGAGAAACTCAGCGAGGCCGAGGCGCTGCGCGCCATCCGCGAGCCCCTGCTGCCGGAACCGGAA
Protein-coding regions in this window:
- the CIB1 gene encoding calcium and integrin-binding protein 1 isoform X2, coding for MGGSSSLLPREALGEYQELTFLNKQEILLAYKRFSELLPKEQRENACSVRVPKSQILTLPELRANPFQHRICHVFSTSMDGDDSMSFEDFLDMLSVFSDAATSDIKSHYAFRIFDFDDDGALDRKDLEKLVNCLTGQGEEARLSSAEMEQLIENILEESDIDKDGTINISEFQHVVSRSPDFVSTICAFCCSSVGLSCTMWSSLSKQ
- the CIB1 gene encoding calcium and integrin-binding protein 1 isoform X1, yielding MGGSSSLLPREALGEYQELTFLNKQEILLAYKRFSELLPKEQRENACSVRVPKSQILTLPELRANPFQHRICHVFSTSMDGDDSMSFEDFLDMLSVFSDAATSDIKSHYAFRIFDFDDDGALDRKDLEKLVNCLTGQGEEARLSSAEMEQLIENILEESDIDKDGTINISEFQHVVSRSPDFVSSFKIVL
- the GDPGP1 gene encoding GDP-D-glucose phosphorylase 1 isoform X2 yields the protein MAAGTSEDQEQRALQDTPQPQDFVYHEDELILEGVSWPGAALSRFDRALLGAWQERMARGLFRYHLAELPTRVLPGTMRLLAQLNVQRSVERRRPQAMCSLTQPFDPQQFNFTQIRPGEVLLRLRRRPSAESSLAAADHVLVVINVSPLERGHVLLLLEPTLCLPQVLTPELLRVGLEAVLLSAHPGFRVGFNSLGASASVNHLHLHGFYLAHPLLVEVAPAEPLCPTRGLSLLHEAPAPALLFYTAGAGLEALARDVCRAAARLLALGLAYNVFVTRGAPPEGSAGPGPGAGLRLLLWARRPRFEAEEGAAFNVALCELAGHLPLATAAAFEKLSEAEALRAIREPLLPEPELRRLAAELARLLED
- the GDPGP1 gene encoding GDP-D-glucose phosphorylase 1 isoform X1 is translated as MAPDAASASHVTLPLPWQRPAPGRVHAARSPGPGAARHPRFPVAPSMAAGTSEDQEQRALQDTPQPQDFVYHEDELILEGVSWPGAALSRFDRALLGAWQERMARGLFRYHLAELPTRVLPGTMRLLAQLNVQRSVERRRPQAMCSLTQPFDPQQFNFTQIRPGEVLLRLRRRPSAESSLAAADHVLVVINVSPLERGHVLLLLEPTLCLPQVLTPELLRVGLEAVLLSAHPGFRVGFNSLGASASVNHLHLHGFYLAHPLLVEVAPAEPLCPTRGLSLLHEAPAPALLFYTAGAGLEALARDVCRAAARLLALGLAYNVFVTRGAPPEGSAGPGPGAGLRLLLWARRPRFEAEEGAAFNVALCELAGHLPLATAAAFEKLSEAEALRAIREPLLPEPELRRLAAELARLLED